In Anopheles bellator chromosome 2, idAnoBellAS_SP24_06.2, whole genome shotgun sequence, the genomic stretch CGAACATTTTTACCGGCGCTCTCCACTTCGACGGGTTCGAGTTTTTGGCAGACTTTTCTCATCAATAGGAGCGGCACAATTTTCCGTACCTTTTTCGGCGCGCACGGAACAGACCTCCGGTCCTTCGGTGGGTGGCCTCGGGATCGGGGTGCATAAGCAATCTGTGCATAAATTCCCCGTTTTGCCTATTTCCTACCGCCCCCGACGTGCCGAAAAGTGTCAAGTTCTGGATCGAAACCCGTGACAAACTGTTTGCCTATTCCGGGCGTGTGAGGAATTGCCCAACCGCTCCGGCTGGACTCGGTTGGAAGAGTTCCAACAGTGCTGACAGATGAGACGCCGTCACGCGTGGGTTTCAAATCATCATAAAAGGCGCCCTTAAAGTGTAGCGATATTGGCGTGAGGCAGCTGCCGAAAGGAAATTAGTTTCCTAGTTAGGGTGAAAGCAAGTTTCTTGTCTCGACAGGATGGCTGTTATGGTTTGACTGTAGACAAGTATCTTTTGCTGGTACTTGTCACATCAAAGGTTAAAGTTTTCTATCGTCAGCGGGAACTTCGAGCAAAGTCGAAACAACCACACCATGAAAGACTGCCCGAGTGGTTATTGCGGACGGAAGAAGACGTTCTTGGCCGCTCGGGCGCTATGTACCATCAATCGATGAATCTCCATCTATTCGGCTATCTTGAGATGACCGGGTCCTTGTGTAAGATATTTGCGTCAAACATCAAGCCAAGGTTCGATCTTATTTGGATTCGGCCACCGTACAGTGTTAGGTAATTAGTTTGCATTACATCACTCGGCCGTCGATATCTACACACTCTGCCGGGGCTCACGTATTTTACGATCGGCATCCATTTATCTTCCGGTGCCACGGTGTGCACGGGTTCTGATTTCTCCGTTCCACCGTCCACAGCTAATGCTGCCTGTTATCTAAATCAGCCCGCGGCCTGTCCCACTACTACTGGTGCACCACGCCACTATCGATCCGAGCCCCACTATCAATACCGTAGCGAGTCAGGTATAGTGTAACGATTCACGGTTCGCTCAACATTAGCCTAATGAACATAAATATGGACCTCCAACCCCGGCGGGGAGAACAGGCTTGAACCGTGCGTTCCATGCGGAGGACATTCGTTTGTCGCAACGTACACGAAGGGCGCACGTCGGAAGTGACACGccggaaacgaaacaagagCCAGAAGGCCCCCGGGCAGCAGGAGTGGGTCACATGGTTCCGTCACACGTGAACGGCATACGCGATGGCAGTGGCGACGTATCCGCAGGATCACGCGATGCTTCGGTAACGGTTCTCGGTGCCAATGACCCAACAGAACCCGAGCGAATCAACCCTGACGGAAGCATCGTTCTTCCGTGTTGGTTTGTCTGTCATTTGCTGCATTTGGGGCGGTCCGGATGCTCTCCTCGGTACCCCGTTGTGTATCGACTTAAATGTCAAGCCGTTCCTTCGCAGGCGCAACGGGGGCCAGGACACCATTTAAGCAAGGGCTTAATAATTTAATGCGCACACGGAGAAAGACCATCCAATTTAATGAAGCGAATGATTAGCTTCTCTCCACGTTTTGTTACGTTTGTGGCCGGGACTCCGAGAACGAGATTGAGTGGTGTTGAACGCATGCTTTCCCACGTGGCTCAGTTTGAGATGCTAAGTATTTCCCTACGCCGTGCCGGCCGCGAAAACCCATCACCATCAATCATCTCCCGTTTACAGTAGTCAGAAATGTTACGCAACACAGTGCTTCACGGGCACGGGTCTTTAAATCTCGGTTCCGTGTTGGTCCCAACGCGTGTTAATCAAAACCGGGTGGCCCCTCGAGAGGTTTCTCGGTTCCATTAGCGTCCATGTTTGTGCAATTTATTAAACTCACGCCAACCACTTACGCACGAGGACAAACGGACTCGCTGGAGCAAGGAGTCCACTTAACGGGAGCGCACGCCTTACTTCCATTGTGAACAAGTAAACTTTTCACCCATCCGCAGGACTCACGTAATGTGCTCCGAAACTGGGATGTCAAATTTTGCGTCTCACAAACCGACGGCCAGATAGACAGCGACCACATTCGGGACGGTTACTGCGAAGGCCGCTGTGTTTGTGAATCGAATTCTGCCGCCATCTTATGCTCGCTCGCGGAAAAAGGAGCATCCGGTAGCGCTCTGACATATAATTGGCGACATTTACATCCATCTTGCGACACGAAGTACCAGATACCGGAAAACGGACGAGATGTTGGTGCGGTTGTTTAACCGATCGCGTTTGCCGTTGTCTTTGCTGAAGGCCTGGCGGAGTTGTGTCTGGAACTCGAAGTAATGACACGGCGGCAGAGCAGACGGATAGGATGTGACTTTTAACGGCTTCTAATCGAGAGGGTGGCAGAAATATGACTTGAAATGACAGTAAGTGGATGGATGCGGCATTAGCGTAGCTCGAGTTGAAATGTAAAGGGTGTTTCCCGTTGTAGCACTCTGCCTGGAACACGACAAACCTTACCACCGATTTACATCGCCTCTTACTTGTTGGGTAAGGGAAAAACTTCAACGAAATTttcaatgaatattttatatCCTCGCGAGCTTCGGTCCGTGGCCCTAAATTGATTGCAGGAAATATAAGTAAAGTTTTGATTAAATACACCCAGTATGGTTCAACATTAATCAATATTACTCGCCGAATTCCGTTAACTGGGACAGGCAAAAGCGTGTTTCTTGTGGAGTCCATGCAGGGAAGACTGCAAGCATCTGATCTCGATCGATACCCCCGTTATGATGTTGATCTGTGATCGATCATTCGTTGCCCAAGAACAGCTCAAATCCTCTGCGACTTCAAACGGAGCCTGTCGGACGTATCGGCTCTAAACCTGACACCTTCGGACGCCAATTGGCCCTTTTCAATGgataaataacaaaatgaCAGTTTATTAAAACCGCGAACTGATTAGTGATTATTTACAAGGCGATCATGCGAAAGTACCCGATCTTGTGCTTCTCCCTGCCCGTGTCCGTCGGTAAACGGTGTGTTCGAACGTAGAACAAAATGCGAAAAACGATTTAAATTCAGCCTACCAAATGGCGGCGAGTCTCGTTGCTCTTGAAATTCTTGGTCGGTTGGCCGTTGTGGTGACTTTCTGTCGCCAGCTCATACATTTCGCGctaccatttttcttcgctgctTCGAAAAAGGCCGTCCGTAGAAAAAAGGAAGTCTGCCGCCGCACGGGCCCGGTCCGACGGTTTTCGCAAAACTCATCGAATTCAGATGCAAATGAATGCATGCAGCTTGTTCAGCCACGCGGACAACAATTCCGGCCTCCGTCTGCGAGGACACGAGCGTTCGTTTACTCGCCATCCTTATTTCCACTCGAACGGCGCTGGTagtgtcatcgtcgtcggtcttGTCCTTCTTTTGCACCGAAGGCAATTTCCTGTGCCGCTGGCGGCCATGGCAGCAGCGAAATATGCGGAACCCCGGAACCACCAGCCCCGGCCCAGACTTGATGCTGTTGTTTCCCGTTGCGAACGAGGACACACCCGAGGAGCGATCAATTCATTCGGCTTTCGGTTGGATTTGTCCCGAGCGTCCTGAGGAATTTGCCACACTCGGAAATAAATTCTCCGCCGGAAGCCACTGGCTGACCAGAAAtccggtcgccgtcgtcgttggtcgCTCTAGTTAGAGCGTAGCGTAGAGTCCGAAAGGAACCCCGCCGTAGTGTGGCACACATACGGCCAGGAATCGGGTTTGGTTccgcaaacaaacagaacaaaaatgGGCCCAAACTTCAGCGTGTCGCTGGAATGTATTTTGgcgagaaattaaattttgtccCCAAACgattcgaccgaccgagaatGATTCTTCTTCAATTTGCTGCCAATTGGGTAGTTTTGTGGGCAGAAGTTACatttgctgatgatgattatttttctcCCAATTGTTGGGTTCTCGTTATTGAGACCCCCGTGGCAGTCGCTTTGGAATGTGGACCCATTTATCGTGTGACCCGAAGATGTTTAGATTCGTTTTTGTAAATCACCCAAGACAATCCCCCCATTCGATGTAACGAAAAATTCATAAACCCTGACCCCTATGATGCCCGCTCACGGTAAGGAAGTTTATAACGCAAAGGAACGCAAAGGAACGCAAAGgaacaaaccataaaatggcCACGTAAGAGTAGCACAAAAAACCGAGTGCCCGTCCGAGGTTTCCGTTTGATGTTACTTTTCGTTGCCGTATTTCACGGTGCAAAAGGGTATCATTTAGCGCTTAACAAGAATGTAAAGATGTCTGCGAAGAAACAACGAGAAACCTTCCACGTGCCCTTGAAACTCTATTTAATGGAAAGCATATTTTGCATCCGAAAACTGCCTCgattccggtgctggtggcccccGGTTGGACTACGAAACCCCCCCGGTGGGTCTGGGTTTTAAAAGGATTTCACTTGAGCCCCACTTACTTTATGGGTAGTAACTGCGAGGAAAATGGCGCCCCACTAAGAAGCCTTTCACGGTGCTAGACTTCTTCCAACATTCTGAGGGCCATATTCTGGAATGCCATCATTTCGATTTTGCGCTCGTGGTACGGTCAATGAACGGTCGCATTACAAATTGTGTACCTTGCCAACGAAAATAGTAAAGGCCTTACGGGTCCTTACGACTATGTAAACGGTTTTCGGCGCTCGACATCATAAACTGTCCAAATGTGCGGTCACGCAGTGATACTCTAGATAAGCAAGTTGAAGCTGGAAAGATACTGTTTTGCTCAACTGTAGGATGGGCACCCAACAAAAGGGACCGATACAGTCGGCCCTAGGATCCGTTTAGTGGCCGCAAAATTTGTATgaaaaatcacattttcgtaATCTCGTTTAATCATCTTCATCCTCCTGCGTTCTCGATACAAAAAACCGACCGCCTAGGCGATTCTGATGTACCAGACGGACCAGACGCCCATGGTTTGGTCCAGAACTTGCCTCGGTCGATTCGGTTGGTGGCAAAAGTGCCAACACCACAGTAGCGGCGGGGAGCCATCACATCAAAATCACCTCCATCCGGCCAGTGGTTCTTATCGGCGTTAAATAATCTTTACACGTTTCGCACGAGATATTGCGGGTCGaaacaaaggaaagaaaaggccGCACTGCCACTGTATGCGGAAGGCATACGATCATCGTCCTTAGTCAAGGACGAAACTCGGGCCCGCACACGGGCGTGAGCGGTAGACAACATAATCACCCGGCCGGTGCGAAAGAACCTGCGGTCGGTGCGGCTTTGCGAGGTctgggtggaaaatggcgTGCGGTCGCAGAGGTCATCCACCTATGGCCATGACTTTTCAGAAGCCGATTCACGCACCCGAACAATATGCGGTGTTAATGTTTACGCTGAATTATTCCAACGACCAACGAACGCAGAATGAGTGGTGCTCTTCGCATATCCTGCCAGTAAATGATGGCGTATTGAACACAAAACCAGTCGCCTTTTTATGTGGGCTTCCGGAAAAATATTCCCACCAATGAAATGAAAGGAAACGCCGTTTATATGCGAAGCATTTTCCTCGGCACGAGAATCATGAACCGCATCCCCGAGGCCCGATATTTGATACCCTTACAGCGCACCCTTCTCGATCGTCTCGCTTATCGTATTTAACCTTGCCggaaaaggaaacttttcgcGCGGATTGCTTCTCCGCCTTTCGGTTTTTAATGATGAAAAAGTGGTTCTACGTGCCCCGCCGGCATGCAGAAGAAAAGTGGCCATGTGGTAAATCGCTTCCGACCCGACGCGGCTACCACCGGCCGTAACACCTGCTAAATGAAAATATTCTTGATTACAGTTTAcacccgcccggccgggcATCATTTTTCACCGCCATGCCACGTGCCGTGGGACAGACAGTGGGTAGCCCCCTAAAAATACGTGATAATAACACACTTGTTCCGGAGCCCCCGGAGGGGCCGGGCGAAAGTAGCTTCCGTGTAGCTGCTAATCAACCCTCGGTACCCTCACCGGATGCGTACCCAGCCATTCCGGTCTCCCTGGCGGCCTGTCGGCCTGTCGACGGCTGTTGCCGGCGATCTAgcaatttattaaacaaagCTGCAAACGACGACCGGTGACGACACGATCCCTTCAGACTTTCGCAATCAGGCGGCGCCCGAGCTCACGCCACAGGACCGAAGATGTCGGCGTTTATCGGTCGCTCgggttcccgtttttttgtgtgaagaTTAATCCCACCGTTCGacaacggcggcaccggcaccacaaGCAACCACAGCCCTGTCGAGTCCCGTCGGGGGAAAAGTTTCGGCAGTTACCGCaatccggccagccagccagccgctaATGGAGCTTATGTTTGCGTATGAATAATGTGTTAAATGTGTTTACCGCACCAGAAATGGTCGCCCAGAAGCCGTGCACTTTCACGCGGCCATTCCGCGCTGTCCCTGTGTGTCTTGTGCTAAATGGCATTCCTGCCCGAGGCAATTAATGTTGGTCCTTAACCTCGATCAGTTAGAGGGCTTGGCTGTTGCTGAGAAACGTGAATATTCCTGGTCCAAAGGGTAACCCAATTTGTGGCCCGTTTATGGCTAGCCTTCAGCACGATGCTTCACGTCGAATCGCTCCCGTGGGCCTTCCGCTGGGTTAAGCAGGACAACCCTTAATTGACGGGACCCTAACGTTCATTCAAATAACCAATTTTGGGATGTGATCGCCAGAAACAGCGTCTCGGTCGAATGCGGGAGCTGGGTGCAAATCTTGTTCATGAAACAATCGCTAGCCCTGGGGTCAATTGTCTTCAGGAGGATCTTTCCTTTGTTTGCGCTCGGTGTGTACCGAAACAAACAGGAGCATGAAATGGTGAAGGCAAAAATCAGTCGCCTGAACCGAACACGTCACGACAAGCTTCCACACCACTACGCCTGGACCGATCGTCCGAGAACCGTCTGCCGTAGCCTGGCTGGGAGGTACGAAACGAGAGCACCTGATGGCCACCGCAGCTGTTACAGTGCACTGTGAAAGGACGAAAACCACCAAGGCATTCGCAAACACGGGAAGATTCGGACTTTTTACCTAAACACGAAAAAATGGGCACGACTCGTGATCTTTCGTTTCTTGGCCCGCCCCAGAAAGGTGGCAGGACGGGGTGTTTTCACCTTTATGTGCCATTTCACGCATTGCAGGTATGCAGCCGGGGGCCTAGATCGAGCACCAGTCCTTGTATGTTACCCAGGTCCCGCATCCCGATCGGTACTCTACCTACGTGTGCAGCTGCAGGATCGAACTTGTTGGTAAATTGTTTGCGATCGCATCTGCCGTGGTAACGCCTTCCTTCGGCAGTAGCTTCTTTCATACCTTCCTGagggtgtggtggtggtgctcgagCGCTACCTGCCAGCCCGGACCACACTTGAGGTCACTTTTGTTTAACTATTTAAAATAGCTCCGTTCGGCGGAAAACTCATCATTCGTCATTCGATCGTTCAGCGGTGAAGACTTTGCCAGTTTGCGCACAAAAAGTTAACGTCCGTCGTTCCGAGTTCGAGGATCACGCAACGTGAACAAATCGTAGAGATCATGTGTACCATTGGTGAAGAAAGTGTAAACGGCCGTAACAAGATGTGCTGGTGCTTCGAAGAGATCTCGCTGATGATCCTGCTGCAGCGCATTCTGATGTATCTGTGGTACCGGTTACTGCTGAAGATGTTCCCCCGGCTGAGTGTGCTGCCGAACTGTGACCACGGGTTTCATCCCCGTCAGCTGCCGTGCGGTCAGCTGGCGGACGAGTACTGGAAGGCCTCACGCTTCTCGAGGACCCCACAACGCAAGCAGCTTTGCTACGAGGAACCACACAAGTTGGCACCCATTCTGTCGTCCTCTTGCTGGTAAGTCTTCTCGATCTTATGCTTTCCTTCTAAACAACATCCATTAATGCTATCTTTCTTTCCGCTTGCAGCCAACACGTCGAGGAACCAGCCTGCGGCAAAGCCGACCTTGTGAAGGACGAGATGCTGGACGAGTTAAACGAGCGGTTCAACTTTGATTGCAGCGACTTTAGCCACGTTTATCAGAGCACGTTTCTGGAGGAAATCGACGACTGCTTCCTGCCGGGTGATATCTCCTGGGatattccggttccggaccaaaaacagcaCCTCAAGGATCCGCTGgacacactgctgctgctgaacgactACTACATCGACGACGACCTCAACGATCATCTGCACGCGGCAGAGTACCACGGTGCGGCCATCGAAGCCGGGTTGTTCGGCGAAGGTTGGATGTGATAAATTTCGAATGTGATAAACCTTATTGTACATATAGAACTAGAACGTTAGCATAAGAACGAATTCACAAATAGACATTATAAcgataaaaacattaaactgttTTGTGTACCCAGTTTGAATCAGTCTTTCCTGCGCTCGGGATGCTAATGGTCTTACGGGTGGGCTGCCGGAATTTCGAGAGCATGTGAAGGCATGCGTGAAAACATTATCCTGTGGTTGCTTTCCTTGGCCCGACCGGTTCTCGGGAGGGTGGAATTTTCAATAGACATTCTTCGAAGCGACTGAAGCCGACCGGAAAGGCCGGCCACCTTTCTTGCTGGCTGGCTTAATTGAAACATATTCTCTCTTCAAGGACGAGGCCAGCCATCCATGGTACCTGCCACGCACGCATAGTTTgggtatttattttcctttgaGGGCTCGCAGACTGTGGCCGAAGACCACCGTATTTCCCTCGGAGCATTACGCTCCTAAGGAACACTGTCTCAAAAAAGGCGAGGAATTAAACGACGGAAACGTTAAGCCGCATTGTCGGCCATCGTGGTCGTAGGAGAAAAACTTCCGCTTTCCGGTGCGTGGATGGTTCGCTCCTTCCTTCGCGCTTAGGCGAACTGTATGGGCACGTTCTTGACCCGCATCGCCACGGGAAGCCGCACTTCGGGCACTTGAAAGGAGGTCAACACAAATGCAACATTGCACTGCATTGCTCGGGCGACCTGCCTTCCCTCTCTTCCTTTGCTAACAATATTGGCCGAGAGGATGTCCCTCTAACAGGGGCAGGATGGTTTTTGTGTGCTGGACCGCACATCGGAGGACCGCATCGACAAAAACAACGCCGTGAAGTGAGCGAAGGAACGACAAAAACTGGCCAGATTATTATTTCTGGCCCCATCAACAGTTTTGCCTAGGTCTAGGACTTTTTACGAGTTCCACCGCGTCGTGATCGATATCGAACCGTCCTTGTGCGCCTGGTCTCCCTTAGCTGGTGGCCCCCTTTCGGGGTGGCGCGAGTTGACCAACCTGGCTATAATGGACCCGCTCGTTCCGGTCAAGGCTGCGGTGGTTTGTGTAGGACGGGGTGAAAATGGACGCGGTATTGGAAAATgtggagaaggaaaaaaacggcaaactcaaacgccgggccggccacgaGTTCGGGGCGtataattttccatttgcgtTTGCCGGGGATGGCGCAAAAAATGCCACCAACCTCAACCTCATCAGTTgaaagaagagagagagagtgaaaaaatcGGTCGCCGGTCACCGCCGGTAACCTATTCCTGGCCACATGTAATGAGATTTTCCACCGCGACCACACATATGGTGGACGGTGGGCACTGATTTAGTTtatcgttgtttttttccgaaggccaccgaagcaaatgggatgaaaaatgtggaaacggaacgaataTTTACGAGAAGCGATCGAAAGAAGCATCTTTGTGACAGTGGCGCTGAAGGGCTGCAGATTGCTGGGTTAAACCCAACCCATAGACTATGAACCGACCAACGATAGGAATCTATAATAGTTTTTCAACCTAATTTCTGAGCAAATGAGGGTCCCCATTTGCTCAGCAATGGCACGAACTGACGGCTGACGGAATTATCGGCGAGGGAATGTAATTGGATCTTCGTCAGTCACAAAACTTATGCTCGCCGACCTGTAAGTGCTACTAATGTTTGCCGTGCGACGGAACAACGTCGAATCGCCCATCGTGCGAAAAATAAATGCCGCTCAATGTCCATTACCC encodes the following:
- the LOC131208086 gene encoding uncharacterized protein LOC131208086, with the protein product MCTIGEESVNGRNKMCWCFEEISLMILLQRILMYLWYRLLLKMFPRLSVLPNCDHGFHPRQLPCGQLADEYWKASRFSRTPQRKQLCYEEPHKLAPILSSSCCQHVEEPACGKADLVKDEMLDELNERFNFDCSDFSHVYQSTFLEEIDDCFLPGDISWDIPVPDQKQHLKDPLDTLLLLNDYYIDDDLNDHLHAAEYHGAAIEAGLFGEGWM